One Pichia kudriavzevii chromosome 3, complete sequence genomic window carries:
- a CDS encoding uncharacterized protein (PKUD0C08190; similar to Saccharomyces cerevisiae YDL179W (PCL9) and YDL127W (PCL2); ancestral locus Anc_7.289) yields the protein MSDLEALYIFLNRSITTEMIHFLCSTTTSIIQVHQKTQENALNNYGYPSPPQSPTKSKHSIPSLYHFIKRLIEHSHVQVTTLMTTLIYLNRLKEVIPPNSVGMETTHHRIFLGSLLIAAKYTNDSSPMNKHWTTYTDGLLTLREVNALEIEMIQYIGWDHLRFQNEDLIKCLAYFLEPIKRKLRMKQEHKITDQLNQLQYVQQQEREQQQQHRELLEKQRQQREQQREQQHHSLTQSSTSSSLPSLVSSTSTSSSSTFASLMSATLPRKGSMQSLQSEIKMELESPSVSALEKDNNLRIPLRPLRLKPQNKPSAIPNTKRMSSVNLAAIDTLNSSLNRMSLNFSSIDLNEPLQSI from the coding sequence atgtCAGACTTGGAAGCATTATATATCTTTCTTAACAGGTCAATCACTACTGAAATGATCCATTTCCTTTGTTCAACAACTACTTCTATTATTCAGGTCCATCAGAAAACTCAGGAAAATGCCCTAAATAATTATGGTTACCCTTCACCTCCTCAATCTCCAAcgaaatcaaaacattccATCCCTTCCTTGTACCATTTCATTAAGAGGTTGATCGAACACTCTCACGTTCAAGTCACTACCTTGATGACAACCTTAATCTATTTGAATAGGTTAAAGGAAGTCATTCCTCCAAACTCAGTCGGTATGGAAACTACCCATCACAGAATCTTTCTCGGCTCGCTCTTGATTGCTGCTAAGTACACAAATGATTCCTCTCCAATGAACAAACATTGGACAACTTACACCGACGGACTGCTGACTCTACGTGAAGTTAATGCTTTGGAAATCGAAATGATCCAGTATATTGGATGGGACCACTTACGATTCCAGAATGAAGATTTAATTAAATGTCTTGCGTACTTCTTGGAGCCTATCAAGAGGAAACTGAGAATGAAACAAGAACATAAAATCACTGACCAATTAAACCAATTGCAGTATGTTCAACAGCAAGAGAGagagcaacaacaacaacaccgTGAACTATTGGAGAAGCAAAGGCAACAGCGAGAGCAACAACGAGAGCAACAGCACCACTCGCTAACGcaatcttcaacttcctcCTCTTTACCTTCTCtagtttcttcaacttcaacttcctcttcctccaCTTTTGCCTCCCTCATGTCCGCAACACTGCCAAGGAAAGGTTCCATGCAATCTCTGCAATCCGAAATCAAAATGGAACTGGAATCCCCCTCGGTTTCTGCCCTAGAGAAGGATAACAACTTGCGCATACCCCTACGCCCGTTGCGCCTAAAGCCTCAAAATAAACCTTCGGCTATACCAAACACAAAGAGAATGAGCTCCGTTAACCTCGCTGCCATAGATACCCTGAACTCATCCCTGAACAGGATGTCCCTGAATTTCTCAAGTATAGACCTGAATGAACCCCTCCAATCCATTTAA
- a CDS encoding uncharacterized protein (PKUD0C08180; similar to Saccharomyces cerevisiae YDL128W (VCX1); ancestral locus Anc_7.290): MSESTPLIEDPTPGQRSLMQTVNVATVKTLKSSPVNWLLIFVPIGILSEKLDFKPSLIFMTNFMAIIPLASLLAFATEELGESINNNSVAGLLNATFGNAVEVIVSIIALRQNQITVVQSSMIGSILSNLLLVLGSCFVVGGLKFREQFFNQTAAQTMGSLLAVSVMSLLLPAAFHASIPQNSKHSDAEILSFSRGTSIILLFVYVLYMVFQLRSHAYLFADSNDHSVNPSADIEAPFNTEDDINNSNLPTLSNQRSHSSNFINRPKSIYDVDMLGEIHLNYIESLVVLILSTVLVSVCADNLVSTIDDIVQSSGLSKTFIGLIVIPIVGNAAEHVTAIYVAYKNKMDLAIGVAIGSSLQIALFVTPLLVLVGWVMDVSMSLYFSVYQTAVIFVSVFITNSLILDGSSNWLEGAMLVAAYFVIAISFYQFPDVN, encoded by the coding sequence ATGTCTGAGTCCACCCCTTTGATAGAAGACCCAACCCCTGGCCAGCGTTCTCTCATGCAGACTGTCAATGTCGCAACGGTAAAGACCCTGAAATCGTCCCCCGTAAATTGGCTACTAATTTTCGTTCCAATTGGTATTCTCTCGGAGAAGTTGGACTTCAAGCCCTCCCTGATCTTCATGACCAACTTCATGGCGATCATCCCTCTTGCCTCCTTGTTGGCGTTTGCTACAGAGGAATTGGGCGAGTCTATAAACAACAACTCCGTGGCAGGGTTACTCAATGCAACCTTTGGTAACGCAGTCGAAGTCATTGTCTCCATCATTGCATTGAGGCAAAACCAAATCACCGTGGTCCAGTCGTCAATGATTGGCTCTATTCTCTCCAACCTATTGTTGGTCTTGGGGAGCTgctttgttgttggtggCTTGAAATTCAGAGAACagtttttcaatcaaaCGGCAGCTCAAACTATGGGCTCTTTATTGGCTGTATCGGTAATGTCCCTATTGCTCCCAGCTGCTTTCCATGCTTCCATCCCACAGAATAGTAAACACTCAGATGCAGAAATCTTGAGCTTCTCTAGGGGGACTTCCATCATAttattgtttgtttacGTCCTCTACATGGTTTTCCAATTACGTTCCCACGCTTACTTGTTTGCAGACTCAAACGACCACAGCGTCAACCCGTCTGCCGATATTGAAGCTCCATTCAACACCGAAGATGATATTAATAACTCAAACTTGCCAACCTTATCCAATCAACGATCTCACTCCTCAAACTTCATAAACAGACCAAAATCAATCTATGATGTTGACATGTTGGGTGAAATCCATTTGAACTATATAGAGTCACTTGTGGTCTTGATTCTCTCTACCGTCTTGGTCTCGGTTTGTGCAGATAACCTAGTTAGTACCATCGATGACATTGTCCAGTCTTCAGGACTATCAAAGACCTTTATTGGTCTCATTGTCATCCCAATTGTCGGTAACGCAGCCGAACACGTCACTGCAATCTACGTAGCctataaaaacaaaatggatTTGGCCATTGGCGTGGCTATTGGCTCCTCCCTACAGATCGCCTTGTTCGTCACACCTTTGCTTGTTTTGGTAGGTTGGGTAATGGACGTCTCTATGAGTCTCTACTTTTCAGTCTACCAGACGGCTGTCATCTTTGTCTCCGTCTTCATCACAAACTCCCTCATCTTAGACGGCTCTTCAAACTGGCTCGAAGGAGCAATGCTTGTGGCTGCCTATTTTGTTATCGCAATCTCATTCTATCAGTTCCCCGATGTCAATTGA
- a CDS encoding uncharacterized protein (PKUD0C08170), with product MTQSKDEEDSKVPHSLRKRNFSSMYSEDQEHNGAAKAVLLEFKDFKYPDNQTSNKRPKLPKLLPYKLPRDLLIRLDIPQLTPEDLGLKIAVSASKKLKQSVEPIDKSGSSTPKTPKTPNTPNTPNTPNTPGTPHLPHTPNKYEVGSVKLMTEQAEKLKKTAIGMYQDRQYPNSILIFTESLLLLSLAIQVKEAEQQNVKPGNDIKGDLEYAKCLTRKRRDWNSVLAFTDKVITNFSKADSKNIPLDEMVGLVYYVKGFIETHLSELLMRHIELIKEKLKKRSNVELTAQLIKLLDKYNDLKSRSSKSMMQGASKLGIFKIFKDYPRLYHDSMKDLSKVDHKDLYLCGLNIENRKRLIKFKIGVNYCLPINTNNWEMNNLLNFGSYFIREWCVLHQVKHRRIFE from the coding sequence ATGACACAGTCCAAGGATGAGGAAGATTCCAAGGTGCCACACAGtttgagaaagagaaacttTAGTTCAATGTATAGTGAAGATCAAGAACATAATGGTGCTGCAAAAGCGGTTTTGTTGGAATTCAAAGACTTCAAATATCCAGACAATCAGACGTCTAATAAACGGCCAAAACTACCGAAACTGCTGCCTTATAAATTGCCAAGAGATCTGTTGATTCGGTTGGATATACCACAGCTAACACCGGAAGATTTAGGACTCAAAATAGCAGTTTCGGCATCGAAGAAGCTCAAGCAATCTGTTGAACCTATAGACAAAAGTGGCAGCAGCACACCGAAAACACCGAAAACACCCAACACGCCCAACACGCCCAACACGCCCAATACCCCCGGCACACCACATCTACCGCATACGCCCAACAAATACGAGGTTGGTTCAGTTAAACTGATGACTGAACAAGctgagaaattgaagaaaacggCAATTGGAATGTATCAAGATAGACAATACCCTAATtctattttgatattcaCTGAATCTCTGCTATTATTGTCGCTGGCTATACAGGTGAAGGAGGCTGAGCAGCAAAACGTCAAACCGGGGAACGATATCAAGGGTGATTTGGAGTATGCCAAGTGTTTAACACGCAAGAGACGAGATTGGAACTCGGTTTTAGCGTTTACCGATAAGGTCATAACCAACTTCAGCAAGGCAGATTCGAAAAACATTCCATTGGATGAGATGGTGGGGCTTGTTTATTATGTCAAGGGGTTTATAGAAACGCATTTGAGTGAATTATTGATGAGACATATCGAGCTAATCAAGGAGAAACTCAAGAAACGGAGTAATGTTGAATTGACGGCACAGTTGATCAAACTGCTCGACAAGTATAACGATCTAAAGAGCAGGTCGAGTAAGTCTATGATGCAGGGTGCCTCAAAGTTGGGTATattcaagattttcaaagacTATCCTAGACTATACCATGACTCAATGAAGGACTTAAGTAAGGTAGACCATAAGGATTTGTATCTTTGCGGACTAAACATTGAGAATAGGAAAAGGctcatcaaattcaaaattggagTTAATTACTGTCTGCCTATCAACACGAACAATTGGGAAATGAATAATCTGTTGAATTTTGGAAGCTACTTCATAAGGGAATGGTGTGTCTTACATCAGGTTAAACACCGACGGATATTCGAATAG
- a CDS encoding uncharacterized protein (PKUD0C08200; similar to Saccharomyces cerevisiae YDL126C (CDC48); ancestral locus Anc_7.288), with the protein MVDEKKPLLDASGREQGPEDSTATAILRRKKKENALIVDDAVNDDNSIISMSSNTMEKLQLFRGDAVLVKGKKRKDTVLVVLADDDMEDGACRINRVARNNLRVRLGDLVTIHPCPDIKFASRISVLPIADTIEGLTGSLFDVFLKPYFVDAYRPVRKGDHFVVRGGMRQVEFKVVEVEPEDYAIVSQDTIIHSEGEPINREDEENNLNEVGYDDIGGCRKQMAQIRELVELPLRHPQLFKAIGIKPPKGILMYGPPGTGKTLMARAVANETGAFFFLINGPEIMSKMAGESESNLRKAFEEAEKNAPSIIFLDEIDSIAPKRDKTNGEVERRVVSQLLTLMDGMKARSNVVVIAATNRPNSIDPALRRFGRFDREVDIGIPDATGRLEVLRIHTKNMKLADDVDLEKIASETHGYVGADIASLCSEAAMQQIREKMELIDLDEDTIDAEVLDSLGVTMDNFRFALGNSNPSALRETVVESVNVTWDDIGGLDDIKNELKETVEYPVLHPDQYTKFGLSPSKGVLFFGPPGTGKTLLAKAVATEVSANFISVKGPELLSMWYGESESNIRDIFDKARAAAPTVVFLDELDSIAKARGGSAGGDAGGASDRVVNQLLTEMDGMNAKKNVFIIGATNRPDQIDPAILRPGRLDQLIYVPLPDEEGRLSILKAQLRKTPLEPGLELRAIAKLTNGFTGADLSYIVQRAAKFAIKDSIEAQKRVEQTEVKKEGETEGDVEMVEQEDPVPYITKSHFEEAMKTAKRSVSPAELRRYEAYAQQLQSSRGQLGNFKFDESSGAGSNTGVSNANATNGNAANFGNTEEEEDDLYS; encoded by the coding sequence ACTGCAACTGCAATTTtaaggagaaaaaagaaggaaaatgcattaattgttgatgatgcaGTCAATGATGACAACTCAATCATTTCCATGTCCTCCAATACTATGGAGAAATTACAGTTGTTTCGTGGTGATGCTGTCTTAGTTAAGGGTAAAAAGAGAAAGGACACCgttttggttgttttaGCAGATGATGATATGGAAGATGGAGCATGTAGAATTAATAGAGTTGCAAGAAACAACTTGAGGGTAAGGTTAGGTGATTTAGTTACAATCCACCCATGTCCTGATATTAAATTTGCATCTAGAATTTCTGTTTTGCCAATTGCTGATACAATTGAAGGCTTAACGGGTTCCCtatttgatgttttcttgaaaCCTTATTTTGTCGATGCATATAGACCAGTCAGAAAAGGTGATCATTTTGTCGTCAGAGGTGGTATGAGACAAGTTGAATTCAAggttgttgaagttgaaccTGAGGATTATGCAATTGTTTCTCAGGATACCATAATACATTCCGAAGGTGAACCAATCAACAGagaagatgaggaaaatAATCTGAATGAGGTCGGTTATGACGATATTGGTGGCTGTAGAAAGCAAATGGCGCAAATTAGAGAATTAGTTGAATTGCCGCTAAGACATCCACAGTTATTCAAGGCAATTGGTATTAAACCTCCAAAGGGTATTTTGATGTATGGTCCACCAGGTACTGGTAAAACTTTGATGGCAAGAGCTGTTGCAAATGAAACCGGtgcatttttctttttaatcAATGGTCCTGAAATCATGTCCAAAATGGCTGGTGAATCTGAGTCTAACTTGAGAAAAgcttttgaagaagctgaAAAGAATGCTCcttctattatttttcttgacGAAATTGATTCCATTGCGCCAAAGAGAGACAAGACTAATGGTGAAGTTGAACGGAGAGTTGTTTCGCAATTATTAACTTTGATGGATGGTATGAAGGCCAGATCAAATGTTGTCGTCATTGCTGCTACCAATAGACCAAATTCTATTGACCCTGCATTGAGAAGATTCGGTAGATTTGATAGGGAAGTTGATATCGGTATTCCAGATGCTACTGGCAGATTAGAAGTTTTAAGAATTCACACCAAGAATATGAAATTGGCTGATGATGTTGACTTGGAAAAGATTGCCTCTGAGACACATGGTTATGTGGGTGCGGATATTGCCTCTTTATGTTCTGAAGCTGCAATGCAACAGATCAGAGAAAAGATGGAGTTAATTGATTTAGATGAAGACACCATTGATGCAGAGGTCTTAGACTCCCTAGGTGTTACTATGGACAACTTCAGATTTGCTCTTGGTAACTCCAACCCATCTGCCTTGCGTGaaactgttgttgaaagtGTCAATGTTACTTGGGACGACATTGGAGGTTTGGACGATATCAAGAATGAGTTAAAGGAAACCGTTGAATATCCTGTCTTACATCCAGACCAATATACCAAGTTTGGTTTATCACCATCAAAGGGTgttcttttctttggtcCACCAGGTACTGGTAAAACTTTGCTAGCTAAGGCTGTTGCGACTGAAGTTTCAGCTAACTTTATCTCTGTTAAGGGACCTGAGCTATTGAGTATGTGGTATGGTGAATCTGAGTCTAATATTAGAGATATTTTTGACAAGGCCAGGGCTGCAGCGCCAACTGTTGTTTTCCTAGACGAATTAGATTCTATTGCGAAGGCTAGAGGTGGATCTGCAGGTGGTGATGCAGGTGGTGCTTCGGACAGAGTTGTTAACCAGTTGTTAACCGAGATGGATGGTATGaatgcaaagaagaatGTCTTCATTATTGGTGCAACCAACAGACCAGATCAAATTGATCCTGCAATTCTTAGACCTGGTAGATTGGATCAACTAATTTATGTTCCATTACCGGATGAGGAAGGTAGACTGTCTATCTTGAAGGCACAACTAAGAAAGACCCCATTAGAACCAGGATTGGAATTAAGAGCTATTGCGAAATTAACAAACGGCTTTACTGGTGCTGATTTGTCTTATATTGTTCAAAGAGCAGCCAAGTTTGCTATCAAGGATTCGATTGAAGCGCAAAAAAGAGTTGAACAAACAGAAGTTAAAAAAGAGGGTGAGACAGAGGGTGATGTTGAGATGGTTGAGCAAGAGGATCCAGTTCCATACATTACCAAATCTCACTTTGAGGAGGCAATGAAGACAGCAAAGAGATCTGTTTCTCCGGCAGAATTGAGAAGGTATGAAGCATATGCTCAGCAGTTACAATCCTCCAGAGGTCAGCTaggaaatttcaaattcgaTGAAAGTAGTGGGGCAGGTTCTAATACTGGTGTTAGTAATGCGAACGCTACCAATGGTAATGCTGCTAACTTTGGGAACaccgaagaagaagaggatgatTTGTACAGCTGA